From the genome of Globicephala melas chromosome 16, mGloMel1.2, whole genome shotgun sequence, one region includes:
- the MRPS16 gene encoding small ribosomal subunit protein bS16m, with protein sequence MVQLSTLLCKAYHGGHLTIRLTLGGCTNRPFYRIVAAHNKCPRDGRFVEQLGSYDPLPNSHGEKIVALNLDRIRHWIGCGAHLSKPVEKLLGLSGFFPLHPMVITNAERLRRKRAREVLLAAQRTDTEATETKAN encoded by the exons ATGGTCCAGCTCA GTACTCTGCTCTGCAAGGCCTACCATGGAGGCCACTTAACTATCCGCCTTACCCTGGGTGGCTGTACCAACCGGCCTTTCTACCGCATCGTGGCTGCTCACAACAAGTGCCCCAGGGATGGACGTttcgtggagcagctgggctcctATGATCCACTGCCCAACAGTCATGGAGAGAAAATCGTTGCTCTCAACCTAGACCGGATCCGGCATTGGATTGGCTGTGGAGCCCACCTCTCTAAGCCTGTGGAAAAGCTTCTCG GTCTTTCTGGCTTTTTCCCTCTGCATCCGATGGTGATCACAAATGCTGAGAGGCTGCGACGGAAACGGGCACGAGAAGTCCTCTTAGCGGCTCAGAGAACAGATACAGAGGctacagaaacaaaagcaaactga